One window from the genome of Cryptococcus deuterogattii R265 chromosome 10, complete sequence encodes:
- a CDS encoding endoglucanase, protein MFVSLLALASLSRLVTAQLTPSPTYSPPTSSAGLTASSETPNAQWSNIIGNSLWFYDAQRSGRLNEGAYGNRVDWRNDSGLEDGSDWGLDLVGGWYDAGDYIKATFPMSFTLFALSWGALTHGHGYSLANQTAYLDGTLRWGFDWLMKAHPSNDVLFIQVGSDGVDNNYWGGDQNIPNPRLGYPINSSYPGTDGWAAASAAFSLGSLLYTPGVSYTPTSSSSPPTSPSLENSTYASQLLTHAESLYSVANSTNPRQTYYTALGEAVAAYPSSDWEDNLCISALALALATNNSAYYADAYNYYVQYGLTGTQEVWNWDSSEPAIYVMFAEVASAKPQLAQGAGLDANLTGWRTEVENYFDGLINENFKNSYLTKGGLLYWKGDSDEASLNPAMAVAMLMFKYAPMASSTDKTNSYISFAQSQLNYMLGSNPMSVPYLVGQHPNSPSNPHSAPASGGSDMNNIRDDPPTEAHVLYGAMVGGPLSSDLFWDWRDDWVQTEVALDYNAMIPTLASMQLLNNTADPPYVHMAAGTYSIPSGQPCDAALPCGGRGLSGGAIAGIVVGVIVGVALLVIVAVWWWWRRKGNRWGKKCPCMKICVSLFDRIRVTIHLLSEIQCV, encoded by the exons ATGTTCGTCTCCCTCCTTGCCCTCGCTTCTCTATCCCGGCTCGTCACAGCTCAGCTCACCCCTTCCCCTACTTATTCTCCTCCCACCTCCTCTGCTGGACTCACAGCCTCCAGCGAAACACCCAACGCACAATGGTCCAACATCATTGGTAACTCTCTTTGGTTCTACGATGCCCAAAGGTCAGGTAGATTAAATGAAGGGGCGTATGGCAATAGAGTAGATTGGAGGAATGACAGCGGTTTagaggatggaagtgaTTGGGGCCTGGATCTTGTCGGTGGATGGTATGATGCGGGTGACTACATCAAGGCAACGTTCCCTATG AGTTTCACACTGTTTGCGCTATCCTGGGGAGCGTTGACGCACGGCCATGGGTATAGCCTTGCGAACCAAACAGCCTATCTTGATGGGACCTTGAGATGGGGTTTTGATTGGCTCATGAAG GCACATCCATCGAATGACGTGTTGTTTATCCAAGTTGGCTCTGACGGTGTCGACAACAACTACTG GGGCGGGGACCAGAATATTCCAAATCCTCGGCTAGGATACCCCATCAACTCTTCTTACCCCGGTACAGACGGTTGGGCCGCTGCGTCTGCTGCCTTTTCACTGGGTTCACTCCTCTACACACCCGGGGTCTCTTACACACCTacgtcatcgtcatctcctccaaccTCACCCTCACTGGAAAACTCCACTTATGCGTCTCAGCTACTGACGCACGCCGAGTCACTCTATTCTGTCGCCAACTCTACCAACCCTCGACAAACATATTACACAGCTTTGGGCGAAGCAGTTGCCgcttacccttcttctgattGGGAAGATAACCTCTGTATATCTGCTCTTGCTCTGGCGTTGGCGACAAATAATTCTGCGTACTATGCCGACGCATACAACTATTATGTTCAATATGGATTGACAGGCACACAGGAAGTTTGGAACTGGGATTCATCGGAGCCGGCAATTTATGTTATGTTTGCAGAAGTTGCAAGCGCAAAGCCCCAGTTGGCCCAAGGAGCTGGACTAGACGCAAACTTGACCGGATGGCGGACTGAAGTCGAGAACTACTTCGATGGGCTTATCAATGAGAATTTCAAGAATTCTTACTTGACCAAAG GGGGATTACTCTATTGGAAAGGCGACTCTGACGAGGCGTCTTTGAACCCTGCCATGGCTGTCGCTATGCTCATGTTTAAATATGCCCCTATGGCTTCGTCAACCGATAAGACCAACTCTTACATTTCATTTGCTCAATCCCAACTCAACTACATGCTCGGCTCCAATCCTATGTCAGTCCCTTACCTCGTTGGACAGCACCCCAATTCCCCATCCAACCCCCACTCTGCTCCCGCCTCTGGTGGTTCCGACATGAATAACATTCGTGATGACCCCCCTACCGAGGCGCATGTGCTCTACGGTGCGATGGTTGGTGGACCGTTGAGCAGCGATCTGTTTTGGGACTGGAGAGATGATTGGGTGCAGACGGAGGTAGCGCTGGATTACAACGCGATGATCCCAACTCTTGCCTCTATGCAG CTCTTGAATAACACTGCGGATCCACCTTATGTACACATGGCCGCAGGCACATACTCCATCCCCTCTGGTCAACCTTGTGATGCTGCTCTTCCATGCGGTGGCCGCGGTCTTAGTGGCGGTGCGATTGCAGGAATTGTTGTGGGTGTTATTGTGGGTGTGGCCTTGTTGGTGATTGTAGCTgtttggtggtggtggaggaggaagggaaataGATGGGGTAAAAAGTG CCCATGTATGAAAATTTGTGTATCTCTTTTTGACCGAATAAGAGTTACCATTCATCTGTTGAGCGAGATTCAGTGCGTTTAA
- a CDS encoding replication factor C subunit 2/4: MSAFASRPVAPINDPKLQPWVEKYRPKTIDDVSSQDNTVAVLRKALASTNLPHMLFYGPPGTGKTSTILALARQLFGPDLFRARVLELNASDERGISVVREKIKSFARETPRHASGVSSDGKEYPCPPFKLIILDEADSMTQDAQSALRRIMETYSKITRFCLVCNYVTRIIEPLASRCSKFRFKPLEQESTRARMEMIAENEGVQTDPGVLSLILELAGGDLRKAITYLQTAQRLHSSIEPPTPVSALSIHEISGVVPEDLITDLLAAMGVDRQTGIDPSLARGFDGVKIAVKRVEREGWSVGQVLEQIHDALIPIPSMPAVQKSLAGIAIAECDKGLCEGGDEELQLLDCMLRIKDIMGKP, from the exons ATGTCAGCATTCGCCTCACGTCCAGTAGCTCCTATCAACGATCCTAAACTCCAGCCTTGGGTGGAAAAGTA TCGTCCGAAAACGATTGATGATGTCTCGAGCCAGGATAATACTGTTGCCGTTCTTCGAAAGGCTTTAGCTTCAACCAAT TTACCTCATATGCTGTTCTATGGCCCTCCAGGGACGGGAAAGACGAGTACgattttggctttggctCGTCAGCTTTTCGG CCCCGACCTTTTCCGTGCGCGAGTGTTAGAATTGAATGCCTCTGATGAACGAGGTATTTCAGTTGTaagggagaagatcaagagtTTTGCGAGGGAAACACCGAGGCATGCTTCGGGCGTATCTTC AGATGGTAAAGAATATCCCTGCCCACCATTCAAGTTGATCATTCTGGACGAAGCGGACTCTATGACGCAGGACGCTCAATCGGCGTTGAGACGGATTATGGAGACGTATTCAAAGATTACTCGATTTTGCCTTGTGTGCAATTATGTTACTAG GATTATCGAGCCCCTCGCGTCGAGATGTAGCAAGTTTAGGTTTAAACCGCTCGAACAGGAGAGTACGAGAGCgagaatggagatgattgcAGAGAATGAAGGTGTTCAAACCGATCCCGGA GTGCTTTCGCTTATCCTTGAACTTGCTGGAGGCGATTTACGAAAAGCGATCACATACCTCCAAACAGCTCAGAGATTACATAGCTCAATTGAACCACCTACGCCTGTGTCTGCTCTTTCCA TACATGAAATATCCGGCGTTGTCCCAGAAGATTTGATCACAGACCTCCTCGCTGCAATGGGGGTCGATAGGCAAACTGGGATCGATCCTAGCCTGGCAAGAGGATTTGACGGTGTTAAGATTGCTGTGAAGCGAGTTGAGCGCGAAGGATGGAGTGTAGGGCAAGTGCTTGAACAA ATCCACGACGCTCTCATACCCATTCCAAGTATGCCGGCGGTTCAAAAGAGCTTGGCCGGTATTGCGATCGCGGAGTGCGATAAGGGATTGTGCGAAGGaggcgatgaagagttGCAGCTTTTGGATTGTATGTTGAGAATTAAGGATATCATGGGGAAACCATGA
- a CDS encoding phosphatidylinositol glycan class Q produces the protein MDEPSTRVFWPTTGVDASVGRVIGWRLRDTLCVVGIVQDWLWDKARTAMSEEEDMVGLETVGRAGMDATKNTDVNEEQFTFWVNKERIPHSCSKPAVLVLYEPLDSSRLQYLTSSPSPDLNLSAQDGHDPRFQLTIENDQISYVIGLINKARHVQRLLRSLQIERAAEGKNKRKEQGSLSSTPGFLFPFDNCAQAINFLLSLSIPCLASLRIHSSSADQLCIMLEQSIRGPVRYLTTRNHGGINSRAARFNAFWNTVWLVLNVLILGYAAHIFIRQYSEWLSTTISIFFSAYVIDMPIQALKWLNDWPVGLKLNTPLSQFFCSAFAFLIQRWGDYVTPSLHSLLPRLIYLLSIFSLTGLTTLLAIAHDIINLLTLHLLFGYKIMRAVCGWQIDSLGGLWNLFRGKRWNVLRQRTDSYEYDIDQLFLGTLLFTVSAFLFPTVLSYTILFCLTRGIIFIACRTFEVIRQGMNRFPLYELVLWVKEPSRVPVGLNFTVQTLPIDDKGKEIDGKFVMRRALVLKSTPKPLSDILFHQ, from the exons CTATGGGACAAAGCACGCACTGCGatgagcgaagaagaagatatggTGGGGCTGGAAACCGTCGGTCGGGCAGGGATGGATGCGACCAAGAACACCGATGTCAATGAAGAGCAGTTCACTTTTTGGGTCAATAAGGAGCGTATACCGCACTCATGCTC AAAGCCAGCTGTTCTCGTGTTATATGAACCACTAGATTCCTCTCGCCTGCAATACCTaacttcatctccatctcctgaCCTGAACCTATCTGCACAAGATGGGCATGATCCGAGGTTCCAGTTAACAATCGAAAATGATCAAATATCTTATGTAATTGGTCTT ATTAACAAGGCAAGGCATGTTCAACGGCTTCTTCGCTCGTTGCAAATAGAGAGAGCtgcagaaggaaagaataagaggaaggagcaaGGATCCTTGTCATCTACCCCTggcttccttttccctttcgaCAACTGTGCGCAGGCTATCAACTTTCTCTTATCCCTTTCTATCCCCTGTTTAGCCTCCCTCCGCATTCATTCCTCTT CTGCAGATCAACTGTGCATAATGCTGGAACAGTCAATCAGAGGACCTGTCCGGTATTTGACGACTCGGAACCATGGGGGGATTAATAGCAGAGCAGCGAGATTTAATGC GTTTTGGAATACGGTCTGGCTCGTTCTA AACGTCTTGATCTTGGGATATGCAGCCCACATTTTTATCCGTCAATATTCGGAATGGCTTTCCACCACAAtaagcatcttcttctca GCCTATGTAATAGATATGCCCATACAGGCTTTGAAGTGGCTGAACGACTGGCCCGTGGGGCTGAAACTGAATACTCCACTCAGCCAATTTTTCTGTTCGGCATTTGCATTTCTCATCCAACGTTGGGGTG ACTACGTCACGCCCTCGCTCCATTCCCTTTTACCGCGGCTCATCTACTTGTTATCTATCTTTTCCCTCACGGGTCTTACTACCCTCCTCGCAATTGCACATGACATCATAAACTTACTCACGCTCCATCTGCTCTTTGGGTATAAAATTATGCGAGCCGTGTGTGGCTGGCAAATTGATAGTTTAGGAGGTCTATGGAATCTTTTCCGCG GTAAACGATGGAATGTCTTACGGCAGCGAACGGATTCGTACGAATACGATATCGATCAGCTCTTCCTTGGAACACTCCTTTTCACAGTATCAGCATTCCTCTTTCCTACCGTGCTCAGCTacaccatcctcttctgcctc ACGAGGGGGATTATATTCATAGCATGCCGCACTTTCGAAGTGATACGACAAGGGATGAACAGGTTTCCCTTGTATGAACTTGTGTTATGGGTGAAGGAACCTTCAAGAGTGCCCG TGGGTTTGAACTTCACTGTCCAAACGTTACCCATAGACGAcaaggggaaagaaattGATGGTAAATTCGTCATGAGGAGAGCGCTGGTTCTGAAG AGTACACCCAAACCACTCTCCGACATTTTGTTCCACCAATGA